GAAATTCAGAGCATCAAACAACTCTTTGTAGTCCTCGTAGTCATTCACGGTTGCAGTCATCACATCACCTTTTGATTTCTTTCCTGGCCCAATTGTCAAGATGAAAGTGTGCGTGTGCTCATACAGGGTCATCAGCGAATCGAAATCATGGCGATTTCCCCCTTGACACTCCTTAAAGGCCAGGTACTCTGGTTTCAAATACCGCACAGAAATTTTGTACCCATTGACTTCCTTGGAAGATGTCAGACCACTTGTTTCCATTTGTGACCATTGGACGTATTGCTCAGCGTTCGAAAATTGAACGTCCGCCCCGGAACAGCCAACCAATGACATGGCACTAAGAAAGGCCCACATTTTATTCATGAATACCTGAATATTGGTCATTCAACGCCTTCAACATGTCCTCCGTCAAATCATCGGCCTCCCTCCCATAAAGTATGTTGCCAGAGGTTGTAGTCGCTAAAATCATATCGTACCCATGGGTCTCTCCATATTTTGACGCAAAACTGTTTATCTGATTCAGCACTCCGGTCATCATTTTTTGATCTTGCTCGTCAATCCTCTGTTGCATATTTTGTTGATATTTTTGAACGTTCTCAAAAGATTGTTGCACCCTCAACTGTTGTTGCTTTCGCTCATCTGAATTTGCATCTAATTGGTTCAGTTTCATCATCTCAGACTGATGGATTGATTTTAATGTATCCAGATTGGTCAGCATGACCGTTTTTTCTCTTTCGAATGCCCGTTGGGCTTCTCTTGTGCCCAAGTATGAATAAACCAATTCTGGAGTCTGGACATATCCAATACGTGGGACTGTATCATGCAAAACCAAGACGCTGATCAACGCAACAACAGACAGCAACAAACTCAATACGGTGAGCCAACCTTTATTCATAATCAATGCTTAAGAATGAACTGCCCATCAAAGACTTCCGTCTCATAGGTCACAGAATACAAATAACCTCCTTCATCAACGAGAACCCCGCCACTTAAACCATCCCATGATTCACTAATGTCGTTGGTTTGAAACACGGAAACCCCCTGTCGGTCAGTGATTTCAAGTGAGTAATAACTTGGAACGGATTTCCAGATCAATTGAAACACATCGTTTTTCCCATCGCCATTGGCGGTCATCAAAACACCCTGATAAAGCGTGCTCCCCATTAACAATGGAGAATCGTCTGGCATTTGTTCTGGTTCTCCATCCAGAAAAAAAGTAATCTGACCCGGTTTCGCATTGTAGAACCTTGATGACAAGGCAATGTTTTCAGTCGTAGTACCAAGGTCATCTACATCCACAAACGCCAAATCTGATATCTCACCTGAACTGTTAACGTTAAATGAGAATTCGGATTCTTCTGTAACTACTTCGGAACTTAACTTGATGGAAATGGCCCCGTTAGGCGTGTTCAGGTCGTAATTAAACGAAGCAATACCATCTTTTCCTGTGATGACCTCGTCAAACTGATCCGAGGTCACTCGCAAATGAAGCTCATCATTTACCAAGCTGTTTGCAAGACCACTAAAATCAATTTTCAAACTGGGCTCAAGGTCTATTGCGACAACATCTTGACCAACACATCCCTTATAGTCCCGAACTACCAATTCATAATCACCACCATAATAGAGCGGAGTATAGGGCATCTCCTGAGTGCCCCATAAATTACCATTTAAATACCACCTATAATCATATGGGGACTGACCACCCACCACAATTGGTGTATCTGCCAAATTTATTACCTGACTATAAAGCACAGAACGGTCATTTATTAGATTGAGCGTAATTTCCGGTGCAGCTTCCGATACTGCCAGAGATAACGGGCCGTAGTTGGTGAACGTGGTACTGGAGAAGGAAGCATTGAAGTCATCACCCGTAAGGGTCGAGATGCCTTGCGATACCCATTGTGTCCCATCCCAAACTACAACATCAACATCATTTGTGTTGGTTATCCCACAGCTATGAAGCGGGTCATAATTCAATGAAACACTTACATCTGGGCCTGATGCTTTTCTAAACTCCCAATAACCTGTTGTCGAGATTTCGCCAATCCCAGTAGCTTTTTGGGAATGCGAATACAGGTCATCTGAGTTCGACTCATGATAAACCGCTTGGTAAACCCCAGATGCGGACGGCTGCTCCAGGGAAATCGGCCTATAAAATCCCTTATCTCCAATGGGGAAGGTAAATGCCGAAGAACCAGCCTTACTTACTTGTCCTTGGACATAACTGTTGGTACTGCCACCTGTTACCGTAATCCCATCTTGAAGCACAAGTACATTTTGATCCGATTTGATGATTCCAGAACTTAGATTCAAACTCTCTGAAATCTCCAAGTCCGCATTTAACATAAGGTCTCCTCCTTGAAGGGTCAGGTTTTTAACCCCATCCGTTCCTTGGTATACTGGGTCATTTGCTGTTGACGGTATAAGCACCGCATCATTCTCACTGGGAACACCAAACGACTCCCAGTTAGCTGGATTGCCCCAGTCGTTAGATTCGGAGCCCGCCCAAACCATCTCGCCACAAGCGTTAACAATCTTTGCCAGAAAAAAACCGTTGTTCGTCAAACCTCGAGCTTTGAACCCTGGCTTTAGGGTTATCGCGGTTTCTGACTTGGTAACAACTTGAGCGTCTGCCATTACTTCATAGCTACTATTTTCTGATTCAGAAACAATGACATCTCCCGTTCCGCAAAACTGAATCAGACCTGAATTGACTGAAACCCCTTTGAGTGTATCCTGCCCGATAGCAGGGTTGGTGAAACCAACCACAACGGCCAAGGCAAAACAAAATGGAATAGACCTCATACTCTCCATATCCCTTGGAATTGTCACTATTATCGGTTCAATTCTTCGACAACTTTCTTCAACTGCTCATTCTCCTGTTTGAGTTCAAGCATGTAAAGCGTGAGCTCCTCGATTTTCCGTAGCAAGACGGCATCCATCTCACCAAGAGAGACCCCGTTCTCTTCAATCTCCTTGGCCGATGGGACGTCTGGAAGATGACCATTCTCAGAGATGAAGGTCCTGAGCTCATCCAATGAAAGCTTCTCATATTCGCTTTCGAAGACATAGTCTGGCCAATTGGTTGAAAGTTGTACTTCAACTTCTTCCGCGATTATCTTACCAGCAACGCCCAAAGCGTATCCCTGAGGAACGATGTCCGTGCCAATTCCAACCTGAATGTCTGAACACACATGAACCAAGGATGTATCATTCACCCACCGTCCACGAATAACCTCATTGGTGTCAGCACAAGCAAATCCTGATGATGAGGTATTCGTTCCGTCACAACAAGAATTCGGTTTCTCCAAAAAGAACTCTTCTCCTCCGAAACAGCCCAGCTCATCGCGGGCAAAGCCAGCGTACATGACACTTCCGCTCAGGCCGCCCTGCTCTGCAGCGGTACCGATGATAAAAGGAAGCCCTCCGTCAAAAAGTTCCGTGGGATCCACGTCACCAGCATTTAGCCGCTCGAAAAAACTGGCTCCCTCAATGCGCAACTCGACATACTCCTCCGGCACTTGGGCCCACACATATTCCACATTGCCGTTGGCATTGGAAACCTGCATCTCGGCCTGTCCATCCGTGCAGGTCCCACAACCGATATAGTAGCCGTTAGGTTGTAGCGCGGGCATAACGGACACAAGTAACGGGTCCGGCTCCACAAGGTTCAAGCTATAGTTCTGTCCGCCACATCCGCTCATATCGCTGATGTTCACGTAATAATCCCCTGCATCCAAGGTATCTATTACCACAATAGTGTCGTTGGTGGTAAAGCGAATGCTGGATCGTGTGCCACTTCCGGAGGCATTTGTTCCGGAATAAGTGACATTTCCGCCTCCACCGATGTTGATGTCGATGGTGTAAGGTGGCGCACCATCATGCAAATTGACAACAATACTACCATCGCCTCCCCTACAACTGGCATTGGCATTGCCATATAATTGTGGCGAATATGCTTCGGCCCATAACTGTGGGCTGCTGTAAAGTGACTTGGTGGCCTGTGCCGTCTGCCCATTGGCATCCGTAACCGTGAGGTCGTATTGACCTTCCTCGTAAACCATGACCGTACTCCATGCATCGGCCAGCAAACCGCTCGGTCCGGTCCATTGGTAAGAGTAAGGAGGCGTACCCCCATTCACCATTGCATTGACGGTGCCGCTACCCATGCAGCTACCGTAACTCCCGCTGATCATCACCGACATCCCAGCTTGCGGCTGTGTCAACGTCCAACTTTTGGTGATGCTCTGCCCGGCATTGTCACTCACCGTGACCTCATACGTTCCGGCCGTTAGTCCGACTCGGTTCTTGTCCGTATTACCATCTGACCACAGAATGGTCTCCTGACTCATCTGACCATAAATATTCAGGTCGATCCATCCGTCATTGCCTCCATAGCTGCTGATGTTGTACCCACCGGCATACTGTGATAGCTGAGCACTTACACCAAGGCTGTGAAACCCGTCATGTGGAATGACCAACGCCTCATCACCTGTCATTTCATGACTGCACCCGATGGCATCCTCCATATACAGGGTATAGGCGGTATCTGCGTAGATTCCCGTGAATGTGGGACCGGTCAATGTCTGGGTGGCCGATGAAAGTGTCATGGCGTAAGGGGCAACACCTCCGCTGAAATTGACCGTTACCTGTGCGTCATTACAGGTATCGCAACTGAACAGTTGTCCATTGGAATAGGTGTACCATTGTGCATCTATCTGCACCTGGTCCGGAGCATTGATAAAGATCGAGTCGCGTTTGGTGCAACCGTTCCCATCCGTCACGATCACATTATACCACCCCCCCGTTGTGATGCGGATATCCTGCGTGAACTTGCCATTGTCCCAAAGATAGGAGTACGGCCCAGAACCCCCGAACACCTGAAGGTCGAGCAGTGTGGTGTCCTCCCCTGCGCAGCGTATCTGGTAGCCCTGCACATCGAAGGACGGGGTGATGGAAGTGGTGATTTCAGGGAATTCCTGCATCTGGTAGGACAATGAGACGGTGCTGTTACTGGCATCTGTAATGGTAACCGAATATGTTCCCGGAGACAGGCCGTAAATATCGTAGGTGGTGGCACCATCAGCAGATGCCGTACCATCGGTCGTACTCCATACATAAGAGTACGGTGGAACACCTCCCTGCGCAATCACACTTAGCTGCCCTGAACCCGTACCATAGCATCCCGTTCCAGAAGAATTCAAATAACCACTCAACGTTGTAGCAGGAGCCGTCAACGTAAAGCTCTTTTCGGCCTGCTCGGAGCTGACATCGGTCACCGTCACCGTATAGGTTCCCGCTCCCAAGCTATTCAGATCCTGTGTGGTAGCTCCATTGGCGGCAGTTGAACCATTGGATGTGCTCCATAGGTACACATACGGTGACGTACCACCAATGACCTGTAGATCGATCCAACCGTCCTCCACCCCATTTCCGCTCACCTGATATCCACCCGCATAGGAACTCATGGTACCCACCAGTTCGAGTGCGCTTGGGGGCGGGGTCACCTCCGGCATGGTGAAGCTATCAGTGACTGAGCATCCCATGGCATCGGTGATAGTGAAGGTGTAACTGTCACCCTGCGACAGACCTACCGCTGTTGCTGTGGCCTGCCCATTGCCCGTTCCGGTAATGGTTGTCCATAGGTATGTATAAGGAGAGGTGCCGCCACTTGGTGTCAACGTGGCCTGCCCATCATTACATGTGTCGCAACTAAAATTCTCTCCCGGCTGGTACTCATATAATGAGCCATAAAAGCCAAGTACATCCGGTTCTGTCACCAATAGGGAGTCGAAGCGCACGCAACCGTTCGCATCTTGCACCCGCACCGAATGCATTCCCGCCATGGCAGCCGAGAGATCCTGCGTAATGGCACCGTTGCCCCAATTGTAGATGTACGGACCAACCCCACCCGACACCGAAAGGTCAAGAACGGCCGTTCCCCCGTGACATGCAATCGGCTGCGTAACCTCAAGATTTGTGAGGAGGGCCGATGGATCAACTAGGATGATGGTGCTGGTATCGCGGCAGCCGTTGGTTCCAGTTACCACCACTTGGTATGAGCCTTGAGAAAGCCCCCCGATGTTGGGAACCGCATCCCCAGTGTTCCATGCATAGCTGTACGGACTGACACCTCCGCTCACCGTACTGCTTATCTGACCATCCGTGCCATCCTGGCAATGCACATTGAATCCGTTATATACGGGACTATAGAGCGAGACTGAAAGGTCGGCCGGTGCATTCAATACCACATCAAGCGTATCGGAATCTCCCACCGAATCAGTAACAATGACCCTGTAAGTTCCTGCGGTCAGGCCAATAAGGTCTTCCGTAGTGGCTCCATTGGCAGCCACGGCCCCATTGACCGTTGACCAAAGAAAGCCGTAAGGCGTGCTTCCACCCGAGACAGAGAGATCAATGGAACCATCATCTGCTCCCGAACAGGAAACTGCATAGCCGTTGTGATTGGAAACGATTCCGGAAACGGCAAGATCTTGCGAGCGACCCGCTTTACTGCATATTACTACCGATAAAACTATGAACAGGGTCTTAGTCACTTTTGAACGCATGTGGTTTTATTTTATTGATGTCCGTTTTAAGCACCCCAACAGCACCCACCTTTTGCTAACCGATACTATGGTAGACCCTCAACAAAACTTAGGGAACATATGAGACCACGATATTATTATAATATTGGTAACGTGCCAATTTATCGCGGTTAACACTTATTAACAATTCATGATTTTAAGAACAAACATTGTTGAAAACACGTGTCAGGTAATGATTTGTTAACGAACCGATATTCTCGTGTTGAACCCAACTAAACAAATTACCATCAAACTCAAACTTCCCATGCATCATACTAGAAAACTGACCCACTATGTCCGGCAAACGTTCTGAACTGACTCATCGTGTTACTTTCTAATCTCGTTTTCTCCGCATCCGCTGTGGCATATGGCACAAAGTGATTGAGCCATGTCGCAGCTGCCAAGGAAATCGGTGTTTCCAGCAATGTTCCACTTTGGAATGACACAGCTCCTATTTGAAAAACCGACCGTTGCAACAGCGGCATTCATTGACTGGAATCGGAGAATGGAGTTTCCCTGAAAACATTGCGAATGCACGGGCGTTTGACCATTTCAATGTCAGGCACAGCAGTCAATAAGTTTATGCAGATTACTTCATGAAGAAGGACACGCCCTTGACTATTAAAAGTTGAAGCTGGTTAAAGAAATTTGCGGTAAGCGCGAGGTGCAAGCATTTTAATTGCCATATCACCGATGGTAGGTTTGACCAAGAGATCAGTAGATGCTGGCCAATAATCCAGAAGAATGCACAAGTATGGAACAGAGCCGAAATATTGCTGTTCAATCTTGCAAACGCTGAAAACCAGCGTTCACAGCGTTTTCCCTACATCATAAAAGTTGTCAGAAAAACGCAAGTACCTGTATGTGACCCGAATAGTTGGGACCACCACCAATCATCTGATGAAACATACATGACTGGTCAATGTATACGCTGGGAACAGACGTGTCCAACAGATTCAGCAGTACCCCTGAAAATGATTCAACCAACGCTAAGTCGCATTAAACCGAACTCCCAACATCTCCAGTACTGGACCCGCAAATGACCGTGACCTTTAACAACTCTTCGCGACAACCGCGAAACGAAAATCACTATAACCCTTTTGCAAACGCGATGAACAGGCGTTTACGCGAATGTTTCGACCGCGCCATTAATGACGAGCCAAGAATGGACGGAACGATATTCAGAAACAAAGGCCGGATCTCTATCTCCGCAACAATCCTTATAAGAACTCGCTGTAAACGCGGGTAATTGGCGTTCACAGAAACTTTCACGCCTAACCAATACGTTAGAGGTTGGTGACGGTTCATTTGGAGACAACAAAAGACCACGGTTCTCTTGATTCGATCATCTACGACCCAACACTGGGGACAGAGAAGAAAT
Above is a window of Flavobacteriales bacterium DNA encoding:
- a CDS encoding T9SS type B sorting domain-containing protein, translated to MESMRSIPFCFALAVVVGFTNPAIGQDTLKGVSVNSGLIQFCGTGDVIVSESENSSYEVMADAQVVTKSETAITLKPGFKARGLTNNGFFLAKIVNACGEMVWAGSESNDWGNPANWESFGVPSENDAVLIPSTANDPVYQGTDGVKNLTLQGGDLMLNADLEISESLNLSSGIIKSDQNVLVLQDGITVTGGSTNSYVQGQVSKAGSSAFTFPIGDKGFYRPISLEQPSASGVYQAVYHESNSDDLYSHSQKATGIGEISTTGYWEFRKASGPDVSVSLNYDPLHSCGITNTNDVDVVVWDGTQWVSQGISTLTGDDFNASFSSTTFTNYGPLSLAVSEAAPEITLNLINDRSVLYSQVINLADTPIVVGGQSPYDYRWYLNGNLWGTQEMPYTPLYYGGDYELVVRDYKGCVGQDVVAIDLEPSLKIDFSGLANSLVNDELHLRVTSDQFDEVITGKDGIASFNYDLNTPNGAISIKLSSEVVTEESEFSFNVNSSGEISDLAFVDVDDLGTTTENIALSSRFYNAKPGQITFFLDGEPEQMPDDSPLLMGSTLYQGVLMTANGDGKNDVFQLIWKSVPSYYSLEITDRQGVSVFQTNDISESWDGLSGGVLVDEGGYLYSVTYETEVFDGQFILKH